A single genomic interval of Synergistaceae bacterium harbors:
- a CDS encoding CfrBI family restriction endonuclease: protein MDWYRKFFIESDSFTPDEKIIYAGLNKKTITNIYGTQSQKIMIDAARNNLEYLRAILSELEKDSNDGLAISIQISYNNIIINLSLTESMLVINALATKKLQLRGGAWSTIGKRVEKPLLDKLCSLAGVPNENIDNTQFKRDKNLLYDREVDYKLISSSGKIYRVEVKLMGKGNPESADATFARETDIFIADTLSAQNCRQLQEWDVKYLILRNNRDSLNDFRKFLIALDIPCK from the coding sequence ATAGACTGGTACAGAAAATTTTTTATTGAGTCGGACTCATTTACTCCCGATGAAAAAATTATTTATGCCGGACTTAACAAGAAAACTATCACGAATATTTACGGGACTCAATCGCAAAAAATCATGATTGACGCAGCAAGAAATAATTTAGAATATTTACGCGCTATATTATCAGAACTTGAGAAAGACTCTAATGACGGGCTAGCAATCTCTATACAAATCAGCTATAACAATATAATCATAAATCTTTCTTTGACTGAAAGCATGTTAGTAATTAATGCGCTGGCAACGAAAAAATTGCAGTTACGCGGCGGAGCTTGGAGCACAATAGGCAAACGGGTCGAGAAACCTTTACTTGATAAATTATGCAGTCTCGCAGGAGTTCCGAATGAAAATATTGACAACACACAATTTAAGCGCGACAAAAATTTATTATATGACAGAGAAGTTGATTACAAATTAATCAGCAGCTCCGGCAAAATTTACAGAGTCGAAGTAAAATTAATGGGTAAAGGCAACCCTGAAAGCGCAGATGCAACTTTTGCAAGAGAGACGGATATTTTTATAGCTGATACTTTAAGCGCACAAAATTGCAGACAATTACAAGAATGGGACGTAAAATATTTAATACTCAGGAATAACAGAGACTCATTAAATGACTTCAGGAAATTTTTAATAGCTCTCGATATTCCGTGCAAATAA
- a CDS encoding CfrBI family restriction endonuclease yields the protein MRFGENIISRTVSKLISGLDYREEIINAVNAEFFDFSIKFFKQIVSAKFDSQEINLI from the coding sequence ATGAGATTCGGGGAGAACATAATTTCCCGCACAGTCAGCAAATTAATATCTGGTCTTGATTACAGAGAAGAAATTATAAACGCTGTCAACGCAGAATTTTTTGATTTCAGCATTAAATTTTTCAAGCAAATTGTCAGCGCAAAATTTGACTCTCAAGAAATTAATTTAATATAG
- a CDS encoding site-specific DNA-methyltransferase, translating into MYSIEQVKALAKDNTKFDILLKIFTGDYPIDIKREAVSSIGRQSDNGKIYSFIQSEAFNKANPMELIYQMFRTCLYKSKQDSRFQDLREKILAFYNNENLEKMNEFYIYRHEKHAQIKPQKISRPLLLIGNNEETLKQLPENAINLIFTSPPYYNAREYSDYSSYNEYLSCMKKIFLECNRVLEEGRFLIVNVSPVITKRPGREFESIRYPIHYDFHRILTESNYYFIDEIIWIKPEPSVPDRVSGYKQTRKPLSYKPNCITESIMIYRKKCNFLLDKNMKAYTNYDRHENEDIDTSNCWYIAPKYDKNHPAVFPEELCRRVLKYYSFEGDSVLDPFAGSGTLGRVARKMGRVPVMCEINKSYAEIIDREEPGYYEIRGEHNFPHSQQINIWS; encoded by the coding sequence ATGTACTCTATAGAACAAGTAAAGGCACTCGCAAAGGATAATACAAAATTTGATATATTGCTGAAAATTTTCACGGGCGATTATCCCATTGATATTAAACGCGAGGCAGTATCTTCAATCGGGAGGCAGTCTGATAACGGAAAAATTTATAGTTTCATACAGTCAGAGGCATTCAATAAAGCTAATCCCATGGAATTAATTTATCAAATGTTCAGGACTTGTTTATATAAGAGTAAGCAGGACTCAAGATTTCAGGATTTGCGAGAAAAAATTTTAGCGTTCTATAATAATGAAAATCTCGAAAAAATGAACGAGTTTTATATTTATCGTCATGAGAAACACGCACAAATAAAGCCTCAAAAAATTTCACGTCCTTTGCTTCTTATCGGCAATAATGAAGAGACTTTAAAGCAGCTCCCTGAGAATGCTATAAATTTAATATTTACTTCACCGCCATATTATAACGCCAGGGAATATTCGGATTATAGCTCATATAACGAGTATTTATCTTGCATGAAAAAAATTTTTCTTGAATGTAACCGCGTTCTTGAAGAAGGGAGATTCTTAATTGTCAACGTCTCACCAGTCATAACAAAGAGGCCGGGGCGCGAATTTGAGAGCATTCGTTATCCTATACATTATGATTTTCACAGGATTTTAACGGAGTCAAATTATTATTTTATTGACGAAATTATTTGGATAAAGCCTGAGCCTTCAGTGCCAGACAGAGTCAGCGGCTATAAACAGACTCGCAAGCCGTTATCTTATAAGCCGAACTGCATCACAGAAAGTATCATGATTTACAGGAAAAAATGTAATTTCTTGCTCGATAAAAACATGAAAGCATATACAAATTATGACAGGCACGAAAATGAAGACATTGACACGAGTAACTGCTGGTATATCGCGCCTAAATATGACAAGAATCACCCCGCGGTATTTCCTGAAGAGCTATGCAGGCGAGTTCTAAAATATTATTCTTTCGAGGGTGATTCAGTATTAGATCCTTTTGCCGGGTCGGGAACACTTGGCCGAGTCGCTCGTAAAATGGGAAGAGTCCCGGTAATGTGCGAAATTAATAAATCTTACGCAGAAATCATTGACAGAGAGGAGCCGGGCTATTATGAGATTCGGGGAGAACATAATTTCCCGCACAGTCAGCAAATTAATATCTGGTCTTGA
- a CDS encoding TSUP family transporter: protein MDWQLSQLFIICPLIFIGGLVDAIGGGGGLITLPAYLIAGLPVHVSIGTNKLSSSMGTALTFTKFFINGYMPVKLSVIGIIGAFIGSSLGAKTALLIGDHAFKILMLFMIPLIAYYVFKSQDLLRESTGSDEIITLRTYIICAVVALVTGFYDGFYGPGAGTFMLLLMAAAGLSVQKANGVAKAINLTTNVAALVVYFLNDKVILPIGLIAGLFSIAGNYIGAKFFERGGSKAVRPVILIVLALFFVRIIYDLIF, encoded by the coding sequence ATGGACTGGCAATTATCGCAATTATTTATTATTTGTCCGTTAATATTTATCGGCGGACTTGTTGACGCAATAGGGGGCGGGGGCGGCTTGATAACTCTTCCTGCATATTTAATCGCCGGGCTTCCTGTTCACGTCTCAATAGGCACTAACAAATTAAGTTCTTCAATGGGAACTGCTTTAACTTTCACGAAATTTTTTATTAATGGATATATGCCCGTAAAACTTTCAGTTATAGGAATCATAGGCGCGTTTATAGGCTCATCACTGGGAGCTAAGACGGCATTATTAATCGGGGATCACGCGTTTAAAATTTTGATGTTATTCATGATTCCGTTAATAGCTTATTATGTATTCAAGAGTCAGGATTTATTGCGCGAGTCAACAGGTTCGGACGAGATTATAACTTTGAGGACTTATATAATTTGTGCGGTTGTTGCGTTAGTTACCGGCTTTTATGATGGATTCTACGGCCCCGGTGCTGGGACATTTATGCTGCTATTAATGGCTGCGGCTGGGTTGAGCGTTCAGAAAGCAAACGGAGTCGCTAAAGCAATAAATCTTACTACAAATGTAGCTGCTCTTGTAGTATATTTCTTGAATGACAAAGTTATTTTGCCGATTGGATTAATAGCTGGATTATTCAGCATCGCAGGAAATTATATCGGTGCAAAATTTTTCGAGCGCGGAGGGTCTAAAGCTGTCAGGCCTGTTATACTTATAGTGCTGGCATTATTCTTTGTCAGGATAATTTATGATTTAATATTTTAG